A segment of the Acidobacteriota bacterium genome:
CGCAACGAGAACATCCTGTACGTCTGCTACGACAACGAGGCGTACATGAACACCGGCGTCCAGCGCAGTTCCGCCACGCCGCTCGGCGCCTGGACCACGACGACGCCGGGCGCCCACATCAAGGACCAGCCGAAGAAGGACCTGCTCGCGATCATGGCGGCGCACCGGATTCCCTATGCCGCCACCGCCAGCGTCGCGTTCCCCGACGACCTGGCGGCGAAGATCTCCAAGGCGCGCTCGATCAAGGGCACCAGGTTTCTCCACGTGCTCGCCCCCTGCCCCCCGGGATGGAAGATCCCGTCCGACCGCGCGATCAAAGCCGCGCGCATGGCCGTGCAGGCGCGGGTGTTCCCGCTCGTCGAGATCGAACGCGGCACGACCTGGCGGCTCACGCTCGATCCCGGCCGCATCGCGCTCGAGGACTACCTCAAGGATCAGGGACGCTTCCGCTTCCTGCTCGACAACCCGCCCGCGCTCGAGGCCGCACGCGCCGCGGTCGAGGAGCGGTGGCGCGAGATCGTCGGCAGGACGGGGAGGGCGATGTGTGGGTGATGGGGGCTGGGCGTGCTCGTGCCATTACCCGATCGCCCGATGATCAATTGCCGACAGACAGGCGCAGCACCCTCCCCTTCCTCGCCCCGGTCAGTTTGCCCCCCTCCATCGCGAGCGTTCCGTTCACGACCACGTCGCTCACCCCGGTCGCAAGCTGGTGCGGGTTCTGGTACGTCGCCATGTCCTGGATCCTGTCCGGGTCGAAGAGGACGAGGTCGGCGACCGCGCCTTCGCGGATAACACCGCGGTCTTTCATCCGAAACACAGAAGCCGGCAGGCTGGTCATCGCGCGGATGGCAAACTCCAGCGGCACGACCTTTCGCTCCCGGACGTAGCGCGCCAGGCGGCGCGCGAACGATCCGTTGCCGCGGGGGTGCGGTACGCCGCTCCCCATTTCGACGAGCGCCCCATCGCTCGAGGCCATCGTGTACGGCGCGCGCATGATCGCCTCGATGTCCTTCTCCGACATGTTGAACGAGACGATCGACGCGCCCCCCTGCGCGATGATGCCCAGCGCCGCGGCGACCGCCGTCACCCCGCGCGCCTGGGCAATCTGCGCGAGGCTCTTCCCTTCAAGCGTGCGATCGCTCCGGCAGAACGCGATGACGATGCTGTCGGCTCCGCCGCGCCGCCTGAGATTCTCCGTCGCGACGGCCTCGCGGGCCGCCGGATCCGTGTTGTCGCCGTCGGGCAACAGCGCCGCCTGGAGATTGGTCGAAGAGGCTTCGTAAGGATATTGATCCGCGAACACCTCGACGCCGCGCGCGCGCGCCGCGTCGATGTGCTCGAGCAGCGCCGCCCCCTTGCCCCAGTTGTCCGGGCCGAGCGCCTTCATGTGCGTGACGATGCCGCGAAGGCCACCCTCGTCGGCGATGCGGATGACCTCGTCGACGGCAGCGACCACTCCCGCGCCGTAATCACCCTCGTCGCGCACATGGCTGGTGCACACGCCGCCCGCAGCCGCGGCCACGCGCGCCAGCGCGATGACCTCCTCGGTCTTCGCGTACCGGCCCGGGATGTAGAACAAGCCGCTCGACAGGCCGAAGGCACCTTCGCCCATGCCGCGACCGACGAGCGCTTCCATCGCGACCAGTTCCGAGGCCGTCGGCTCGCGCGCTTCCGTCCCGAGGACCGCGCGGCGCACGCTGCCATGGCCGATGAGCTGCGCGACGTTCACGCCGATGCCGCCGGCCTCGATCTGGCGTCGCTGCGCGGCAAGATCCAGCGGACCGCCGCCGTCCGGATTGATGAAGATGGTCGTGACCCCCTGCGCGATCATCGGGGCCGCATCGCGCAGGGTCTCGCGCGTCAGGCTCTCGCCGGCGTGCGAGTGCACGTCGATGAAACCGGGCGCGAGCACCCGGTCGGCTGCATCGATGACGCGCGCCGCGGTTGCGCCGTTGAGCTTCCCCACGGCCGCGATGCGCCCCTCGCGCACGCCCACATCCGCGCGAACCCACGGGTTGCCCATCCCGTCCATTACCCGCGCGCGGCGAATCAGGATGTCGAACGCCTCCGTCTCCGGACGCTGCACCGAGCGCGCGGAGATTGACGCGAGCAGACCGAGAACCACACATGAACACGCGACGAACGTGCGCATGAGGCGGATGCTATCACCGAAGCGCTGGCGGGCACGCGATGTGCACTGTGGCGTTGTTCTGGGTGAGATTATGGCTTACGAGTCACGCAACCTAAAGGTGAGTCGATCGACCGGGAACGTGTGGGAACGGCCGGGGTGGACGCCGGAGACGTCGCAGTGGGATCGCGAGCGGCTCCTCGTCGGTCTCTTCGGCGCGGGTCTCGCGCTGTACGGCTTGCGGCGCGGCGGCTGGCTCGGCACGGTGCTCGGCGCCGCCGGCGCAGGCATCGTCGCACGTGCCGCGCAGGGGCGGCATGACGTCACGCGCGCGCGGGCGCTGGCCGATCGCACGCTGCGCGCGCGCGGCTGGCGCGACGAGGACGTCGTGGACGACGCGTCGCAGGAGTCTTTCCCGGCGAGCGACGCCCCCTCATGGACGCCGACCGCCGGCGCGAAGACCGACAGGTAAACGAACGACAGAGGACAACACATGGAACCCATGGCCGCAAGTTCCAGCGTCTTGCGAGAACGAGAATGGCTGAACGTCGGAGGGATTGAGCGATGGGCGTCGCTCGCCGCGGGCGCCGGCCTCCTGATGGCCGCGCTCTCCCGCCGGAAACCGTCGAGCGCGCTCGGCGCGGTGGCCGGCAGCGCGCTCCTCTTCCGCGGCGTCACGGGACACTGTCCCGTCAACGCGCGCATCGGCCGCAACACGGCCAGCCAGCGTACGCAGGTCGCCCTTGGCGGCAGCGGCGGCGTCCACGTGAAGGACTCGGTCACGATCGACCGCCCCGTCGACGAGCTGTTCGCGTTCTGGCGGAACTTCGAGAACCTGCCGCGCTTCATGGAGCATCTCGAGGCCGTCACGGCCACCAGCCCCGATCGCTCCCACTGGGTGGCGAGGGCGCCGGCGGGCATGCGCGTCGAATGGGACGCCGAAATCATCAACGAGGTCGGCAACCAGGTGATCGGCTGGCGATCGCTGCCCGGCTCCGACGTGACGAGCGCCGGCTCGGTCAACTTCGATGACGCGGGCCCGGGTCGCGGCACCCGCATCACCGTGCACCTGCAGTACGGGCCGCCCGCCGGAAAGCTGGGCGCGCTGTTCGCGAAGCTCTTCGGCGAAGAGCCGTCGCAGCAAATCCACGAAGATCTCCGGCGGCTCAAGCGCCTGCTCGAGACGGGCGAGGTGCCCACCACCGAAGGTCAGCCAAGCGGCCGCCCGGCGGGACTCTCGCGCGGCATGCTCGCGTTGCGGCGCAAGCGCCAGAAGCGCTCGCCCGCAGCAACAATGGTGAATGCCAAGCCACGGAGGAGCGCATGAGGGCTCTGTGCTGGCATGGGAAGGGGGACGTGCGCGTCGATCGGGTGCCGGATCCTGAAATCCTGAACCCGAGGGACGCGATCGTGCGGGTCACGTCCACCGCCATCTGCGGATCCGACCTCCACATCCTCGACGGCTACATCCCGACGATGAGGCCCGGCGACATTCTTGGCCACGAGTTCATGGGCGAGATCGTCGACGTGGGATCCGAAGTCAGGAACCTGAAGACCGGCGACCGCGTCGTCGTACCGTTCACGATTTCCTGCGGCTCCTGTTTTTACTGCAAGCGCGGGCTGTTCTCGGCCTGCGACAACTCGAACCCGAATGCGTGGATTCCCGAGACGATGTACGGCGCGTCGCCGTGTGGCATCTTCGGGTACTCGCACATGCTGGGTGGCTACGCGGGCGGGCAGGCGGAGTACGCGCGCGTGCCGTTCGCCGATGTCGGGCCGCTGAAGATCCCCACGATGCTGGGCGACGAGCAGGTGCTGTTCCTCTCCGACATCTTCCCCACCGGTTTCATGGCTGCAGAGGGATGCGCGATCGAGCCGGGCGACACCGTCGCGGTGTGGGGCTGCGGACCGGTCGGCCAGTTCGCGATCCGCAGCGCCTGCCTCCTGGGCGCCAGCCGCGCCGTCGCGATCGATCGGGAGCCCGAGCGGCTGCAGATGGCGGCGCGCGACGGGAACGCCATCACGCTGGACTACGAACAGGTGGATGTGTACGAGGCGTTGATGGACCTCACCGGCGGCATGGGGCCGGACTCGTGCATCGATGCGGTCGGCATGGAAGCGCACGGCGCGACGCTCGATTACTGGTACGACCGCGTGAAGACGGCGGCGTTCATGGCCACCGACCGCCCGGTGGCGCTCCGGCAGGCGATCCACTGCTGCCGCAAGGGGGGCACGGTGTCCATCCCCGGCGTGTACGGCGGGTTCCTGGACAAGGTGCCGGTCGGCGCCGCCTTTAATAAAGGACTCACGCTGAAGATGGGCCAGACTCACGTCCAGCGCTACTTGCCCAGGCTGCTGCGGCTCATCGAGGCGGGTCCACTTCGTCTCGCTCTCGCGTCCTTCCTTGAGCCGATCCCCGTCGTGTCCAGCCGGCGGCGGCAGGAACCGGTTGGCGAGCGTCATCAGCCGCATGACGAGCCCCGGCGCGACGCCGTGCAGCGCCTCGACGAGCCTGGCCTGCGGCGTGATCGTCAGCGCCGGATCCCCGTAGCGGCACGCGTCGACGATCTTCGCGGCGGCGCGCTCGGCGTTGATCGTCACGAGCGGCAGCGAGTCGGACAGCGCGAACCAGGTGTATTCCGCCTCGTGATCCCCCTTGAACCCGGCACGGTCGCCGACATCGCACGTGAGGGTGAAGACGTCGGCTCCTTCCTTGCGCAGCTGTGCGGCGGCCATCTCGAGGTCATCCATCGTGCGCGCGAAGAGCGCGAGGCGCGCGCCTTCTGCCGCGAGCTGGCGCGCGAGGACGAACCCGAGGCCCCGCGAGCCGCCGGCAATCAGCACCACCCGGTCGAAGAAGTCGATCGCGCGCGACCGACGCGCGCTCTCCCACGCGATCAGCGCCGCGCCGACGCCGACCGCCGCCGCGGTCACGGCTGTGTTCCTGGCCATCTGTCGCCCTCCTTGCATTGCGGAGCATCGCTCACCCGGTCGCGCGAAGATGCGGGCGCTCCGGCTCGAGCGCATGCCTGAGCGTCACGGCGTTTCGCGGTGCGTGCCCCCCTGCGTCGTTGTTGAAGTACGCATACACGTCGCAGCCGCGCGCCAGGTGCGCCGCGTCCTTGAGCTTCCGCATGTGCGTGAGATACCGGCTCGCCCTCACGGCGTAAACGAACCCCACCGGCGCCTGCAGCCGCCATCTCTTCATCGTCTCCTTCTGCGGCAGGCGATAGTAGTACTCGAACCATTGCTGCCGCGGGAGACTGTCGGGATAGAAGTCACCTTTCCAGTGTGTATTCCCAGCCGGAGCAGCCGACGCGCGCGCCGGCGCGGTTTTGAGCCATGCTTGTCGTGATGTCTGCAAGAACTGTTTCCGCGGCCTGGCTCATCTGCGCCGCGGTGGCCGTGCTGCCCGCCGCACCTCGACCGGCTGCTCGGCGCCCATTCGACCGGACCGTGCTCGGCGCGTCGCTGTTCCGCGCCGCGTGGGCGTATCGCCACGACCGCGCGTGGCTCGAGTCGCAGCTCGACTACCTGTCGCTCCACGGCTTCGACGCGATTCGCGCGTTCGGCGTGGTGGGCGATCCGTCGCGGCCGGACTACTGGGACGGCCGGGAAATCGACTGGAAGTGGGAGGACTACGACTCGGTGGTTGCGGGCCTGACCGATCTGGCGTACGACGAGTACGGAATCCGCGTGCAATGGACGATCTTCGCGGGTGGTCGCTTCCCGGCCGCCGCCGATCGCGCGGGAGTCGTGGACCGATTCATCAGGATGTCGCGCGGGCGCGAGCAGAAGATCCTCGCGTTCGAAATCGCGAACGAGCACCTGCAGAACGGATTCGACGGGCCGGAGGGCCTCGAGCAGGTGAGGCGGTTCGCGAGGACAGTCCGCGCCGCCACGAGCGTCCCCGTCGCGGCCTCCGCACACCGGCCGGAGCTCTGCCCCCTCTACGCCGCGGGAGACGTGGATTTCGCGACCGTGCATTTCGATCGCGAAGCACCGCACGCGCGCTGGTCGCCGCTCCTGGAGCCGTGGCAGAGTGCCCGGCGAAAGGGGCACCTGTCGTCATGCGACCTGCCCGAGGTCGCGAGCAACAACGAGCCGTCGGGGCCCGGCGCTTCCGTGAAATCGACGTCCGATCCACTGTCGATCGTGATGGCCGCGGTCAACACCTATCTGGCCGGCATCCCGATCTACATGTTCCATAGCGGCCCGGGCGTTCGTGACGACCCCGCACACGACCAGGGGTTGCGGCCGTCAGGGCTCGAGGAATTGCCCGGAGCTGACGCGCTCTTCGCCGGGCTGGCGGAGATGCGGCGTTACCTGCCGGGCGACGTGTTCGAATGGACACCGATGCCGGCGAACGAGCCCGGCTTTCCCTTCGATGTGGAGGGGCCCGTGGCGGTCATGCTCGGCGCGCGCCGCGGCGCCGCGTTCATCGTCGCGTTGTCGGGAATCGAATCGGAGGTGACGCTGGTCGCGCGGCGGAGCGCCAGCGTGCGAGCGCTCGACCCGCTGACGGGCAAGGCGTTCGATCAACAGACGTTACGCCGCGGGGAGCGCTGGCCGCTGCACGCCGTGGCCGCAGTCGTCCTGGCCTCGACGCCGGCCTCCGCCACGGTACAATGAGCCGAGCCTGCCATGATCATCGCCCGCGAGCGCTACCTCGACGAGACCTCGAACTTTCACCTGACGCTCTCGCTCGTGACGCGTACCGGGGTGATGCACAGCCTGCTCTCGAACGTGCCGGACGAGGAACGCGCGGCCATCAGCGAGATCCTCGTCCGGGCGCTGAACGAAATCGAGCAGCGCCTGAAAGCCCACCTGCCCCTGAACCCTGAACCCTGAGCCCTGAGCCCTACTTCCGCCCTCCGTCCGGGAACACCAGCGGCGGCGGTTCGTTCTCAATCAGGTACTCGAACTCGCGGCGGAACTCATCGAGCGACATGTGCGCGGTCGCCGCGAACTTCGCCAGCTCGTGCGCGTCGTCGAAGTCGTCGCGCCGCAGGCGGATCATGTAGCGCCGCGCGATCGCGTAGCGCTCGGAGTTGATCTCGACGTACCGGACCCGGGCGCGCCCCGTGTCGCGGTCGATCATCTCGCTGAACGGGATGGGCACGAAGTGTCCCGCCTGCATCGAGATCATCGCGTCGCTCCCGCCCGACAGCAGGTATTTCGCCGCGCAGTAGCCGAGATCGCGCGTGTACTCGATATCGTACGGAATCGGATCGGCGCACCGCAGCTCGTAGCCGATGTTCTTGGCCACGATCGGCGCCTTGAGCCCGAGCTGCTTGAGCCGCTCGGCGACGGCCGCCTTGAGGATCTCGCCGATGTTCACTTCCGCGATCCGCAGGTGCCCGTGCTCGTCGCGCTCCACCTCGTGGAGGCTCCGCAGGTCGTCCGGGTGCACGTCGAGCACGACCCCTTCGGCAATGATCGCCACGCCATCGCGGCGGCCGTAGCTCAGTCGCTTGATGACGGCGCCCGCGAGCGTGTCGACGATCGTGTTGAGCCGGATCGGCTTGGTGAACTCCTCGGGGATCAGCGTGAGGGTCGCGCCGGAGGCCTTGCCCATGCCCAACGCGAGGTGCCCAGCCTTGCGCCCCATCGCGATCACGAAGTACCACCTCGACGTCGTCTTCGCGTCCACCATCAGGTTCTTGACGATCTCCACGCCGTAGTGGCGCGCCGTCTGGAACCCGAACGTGTCCACGTACGGGGGCAGCCCGAGATCGTTGTCAATCGTCTTCGGCACGTGGACGACCCGGATGCGTCCGGCGGATTTTTCGGCGAGCTTCAGCGCCGAGAACGCCGTGTCGTCGCCGCCGATGGTGATGAGCTGCGACACGTTGAGCCGCAGCAGGGAAATGACCGTGTTCTCCAGGTGCTGTGGGTTGCGCGTGGGGTTCGCGCGCGAGATGCCGATATGCGAGCCGCCGCGGAAATGGATCCGGCTGACGGCGTCAATCGTGAGGGGCATGACGTGGTCGATGTCCCCCTGCATGATCCATTCGAACCCGTCACGGATGCCGACGACATCGATGCCTTCGACCTGTGCGCGGATCGTGGCGGTGCCGATGACGCTGTTGATGCCGGGGGCCGGCCCGCCGCCGACGAGGATGGCGACATTCTTATGATGTTCCATGGCTGCCCTGATCCTATTCCACTTCCATCAAGGCGCCGGTGTGCGTGTTCAGAGCGCGTCGACGATCGCCGCGGCCACCTCCCGCGTCGTCGCGCGGCCGCCGAGGTCGGGCGTGCGCGGGCCGCCGCCGGCGAGCACGTGCTCGATGGCACCGACGATCGCGTCGTGCGCGCCGGTCGCGCCGAGGTGGTCGAGCATCAGGGCGCCCGCCCAGATCGCGCCGATGGGATTGGCGATGCCGCGCCCGGCGATGTCGGGAGCCGAGCCGTGGATCGGCTCGAACATCGACGGAAACGTGCGCTCGGGATTCAGGTTGGCGCCCGGCGCGATCCCGAGGCTGCCCGACACCGCCGCGCCGAGGTCGGTCAGGATGTCGCCGAACAGGTTCGACGCGACGATCACGTCGAGGCTCGACGGGTCGGTCACCATGCGCGCGGCCAGCGCGTCGACGTGGTACTTCCGCCAGCTCACGTCGGGAAAATCCGCGGCAACCTCTTCGACCACATCGTCCCACAGGACCATCGAGTGCTGGAGGGCGTTCGATTTTGTCGCGCTCGCGAGGAGCCGGCGCGGCCGCTTCAGAGCGAGGGCGAAGCCGAACCGGGCGATCCTCTCGATGCCGCGCCTCGTGAACACGCCGGTCTGCTCCGCGCGGTCGTCCGGCGTTCCCGCGCCGGTGCGCGCGCCGGCGCCGGCATACTCTCCTTCGGAGTTCTCGCGGACGCACACCATGTCGATCTCCGCAGGGGTGCGCCGCGCCAGCGGGCCCGTCACGCCCGGCAGGAGCCGCATCGGCCGCAGGTTCACGTACTGCTCGAACCGCTGGCGAATCGGCAGGATCAACTCCCAGACCGACACGTGGTCGGGCACCGACGGGTCGCCGACCGCGCCGAGGTAGATCGCGTCGAAGCCGCGCAGCCGATCGAGCGCGTCCCGGTCCATCATGCGGCCGGTCTCGCGGTAGAACGTGCAGCCCCAGGGGAACCCGGTCCACTCGACGGCGATCCCGTGGCGCGCCGCCGCGCGATCGACGACCTGCATGCCGGCGGGAATCACCTCCCCGCCGATGCCGTCGCCGGCGATGACCGCGACGCGGTATCGCACGCCTACATTCCCGGCGGCGTGAACCGCCCGTCGGCCGCCAGCCATCCGCCGTCGGCGAAGATGATGGTGCCGGTGACGAAACTCGCGGCGTCCGATGCGAGGAACAGCGTCGGTCCCACCATCTCGTCCGCGCGCCCCCACCGATTGAAGACGCTCTTGGCGGCGTACGCGTCGTACCATCCCTTATTCGCCTTGATGGGTGCGGTGAGCGGCGTCTCGATCACGCCGGGGCCGACCGCGTTCACGCGCACGCCGAACGGCCCGAATTCGGCCGCTGCCGTGCGCGCCATCTGCAGGATGCCCGCCTTGGTCGCCGCGTACACGGCCTGGCCCGGCTCGACCACCTGCGAGCGGATCGACGAGAACAGCACGATGCTGCCGCGGCGCTCGGCCGTCATGATGCGCCCGGCGGCCTGCAGCACGTTGAAGTTCCCCTTCATGTTGATCGCCAGCACGCGGTCGAACTCCTCGGCCGTGTAGTCGAGGATCTTCTTCCGCACGTTGATGCTCGGCGTGCAGATCACCACGTCGAGGCGGCCGTGGCGCGAACGCAGATCCTCGAACGCGCGGGCCACGGCCGCGGCGTCGCGGATGTCGAGCGCCGCGCACTCCGCCGCGCCGCCCTCGCGCACGGCGGACTCGGCGACGCCGCGCGCCGCGGGCTCGTTGACGTCCAGGCACGCGACGCGCGCGCCTGCCGCGGCGCAGCCCCGCGCCACCGCCTCGCCGATCCCGGATCCGGCGCCGATCACCGCCGCGACCTTGCCCGATAAATCAAAGATGTTCGCCATAAGTGCTCCTGCTGATATTCCCCTGATTGCGTCGCACCGCCATGACAGCCGCGTAGGCGGCCGCGGCCGCCGCGAGCCCTATGAGATTGGGGTTCGCGATGCCGAACCCCTTGCCGCCGGTCCAGGCGTGGACCGCCAGCAGCGTCGCCACCCCCGCCGCGATCGACGCGAGCGCCTCGGGCGCCCCGGCGCGGCGCGTGAGGAGCCCGCCGATGACCGGCACGAACAGGCTGACGCCGAGGAGTGAATAGAAGATGCTCAGCGCGCCGATGATGGTCTCGAGCTGCGTGGCGAGCACCACGCCCCCGGCCCCGCCCGCCAGCGCCGCCAGTCGCGCGACCTTCAACAACCGTCGATCGTCGGCCGCGGGATTCACGAAACGCTTGTAGAGGTCCTTCGACAGCGACGTGGCGAGCATGAACAGAATCGCATCGCACGTGCTCACTTCCGCGGAGAACACCGCGGCCAGCCCGAGCGCGCCCAGGAGCACCGGCAGCTCGGTGGCGAGCACCGCCGGCAGGACCATGTTCGGGCTGTCCACCTCGATGTGCGCCGCGCGCGCGGCAATCCCGAAAAACACCGGGATGCACGCGAACAGCATCTGCGCGACGGCTTGCGTGCCCACGCCCACGCGCACCACGCGCGCACTGCCGGCGCCGTAGACTTTCTGCAGCAGGCCCGGCGAGATGATGAAGGCCGGCGTGAGCAGGGCGACCATCGCCCACCCGGAGCCCGCGCCGCTGGAGTGCATGATGTTCCAGTAGCCGTCCGGCACGTTGGGGATCGCGTGGAAGGCCGCCGCGCCGCCAAGCGACGAGTACAACAGCGGAATCGACACCAGGAAGCCCGTCAGGAGCACGCCCAGCTGGATCAGGTTCACCCACGCCGAGCTCAGGAGCCCGCCCGCGACGAAATACACGGTCATCACCGCGGCGCCGATGAGCGCGCCGGCGGGACGGGAGATCCCGGCGACGACGTTGAGCACGGCCGCGCCGGCGATCAACTGTGCCGCGAGGATGGCGAGCGTGCCCAGCCAGATGAACGACGCGATGACGCCACGCACCGCGGCGCCGTAGCGGAACTCGAGGTAATCCCCCGCCGTGTAGAACCCGTGCTCGCTCGCAAGCCGCCACAGGCGCGGGCCCACCCAGAACGCCAGGGCGAGCGACCCGATCGCCGCCGCGCCGTTCCACCACCACGCGCTGACACCCTGCTCGTACGCCAGACCGGCGGCGCCGACCGTCGTTCCCGCCCCGATGTTCGCGGCGAGGACGGTCGAGAAGAGGAGCGGCGCCGTGAGCTGCCGTCCCGCGACGAAGAAATCGCCGCTGCTGCGCACGAACCGCGAGACCCACAGCCCCGCGGCCGTCAGCGCCACGGAATACACGACGAGGAGGGCGAGGTGGAGATTCACGCGGTCAGAAGGTGGGCGGCGTGTTGATCCACACGAGCACGGCCTCGGTGTTCCCGGGGTTGAACCAGCGGTGCGCGAGCGTGCTCTCGAACCAGAAGCCGTCCCCCTCGTGCAGGACGTGGTACTGCAGCTCGTCGAGCCAGATTTCGAGCGTGCCGCTCAGCATGAAAATGAACTCCTCGCCCTCGTGCGCGTACGCGCCTTCGCTGCCGGCGAGCGGCGCAACGCGGAACAGCATCGACTCCAGCAGCCGCGCGCCCGTGGACAGGAATTCCATCCGCACGCCGGGCACGCCGTGCAGCAGGCGGCGCTGTCCCGGGCGCACGAGCCGGCTCTTTCGTGCGCGGCCGCCGAAGAGCGCCATGAGCGTCGTGCCGTACACCGCGGCGAGCCTCTGGAGCGTGGCGACCGACGCGTTGGCCTCCGCCCGCTCGAACGCGCTGAGGAACCCCGTCGAGATCCCGGCTTG
Coding sequences within it:
- a CDS encoding pyruvate synthase subunit beta, which produces MRIALKALGRKTILVIPACCWTVIDGPSPYSAAGVPVMHAPFPSAAAAATGVRAALDLQGDTDTTVCAWAGDGGTFDIGIQALSAAAERNENILYVCYDNEAYMNTGVQRSSATPLGAWTTTTPGAHIKDQPKKDLLAIMAAHRIPYAATASVAFPDDLAAKISKARSIKGTRFLHVLAPCPPGWKIPSDRAIKAARMAVQARVFPLVEIERGTTWRLTLDPGRIALEDYLKDQGRFRFLLDNPPALEAARAAVEERWREIVGRTGRAMCG
- a CDS encoding DUF2892 domain-containing protein is translated as MAASSSVLREREWLNVGGIERWASLAAGAGLLMAALSRRKPSSALGAVAGSALLFRGVTGHCPVNARIGRNTASQRTQVALGGSGGVHVKDSVTIDRPVDELFAFWRNFENLPRFMEHLEAVTATSPDRSHWVARAPAGMRVEWDAEIINEVGNQVIGWRSLPGSDVTSAGSVNFDDAGPGRGTRITVHLQYGPPAGKLGALFAKLFGEEPSQQIHEDLRRLKRLLETGEVPTTEGQPSGRPAGLSRGMLALRRKRQKRSPAATMVNAKPRRSA
- a CDS encoding tartrate dehydrogenase, with translation MAGGRRAVHAAGNVGVRYRVAVIAGDGIGGEVIPAGMQVVDRAAARHGIAVEWTGFPWGCTFYRETGRMMDRDALDRLRGFDAIYLGAVGDPSVPDHVSVWELILPIRQRFEQYVNLRPMRLLPGVTGPLARRTPAEIDMVCVRENSEGEYAGAGARTGAGTPDDRAEQTGVFTRRGIERIARFGFALALKRPRRLLASATKSNALQHSMVLWDDVVEEVAADFPDVSWRKYHVDALAARMVTDPSSLDVIVASNLFGDILTDLGAAVSGSLGIAPGANLNPERTFPSMFEPIHGSAPDIAGRGIANPIGAIWAGALMLDHLGATGAHDAIVGAIEHVLAGGGPRTPDLGGRATTREVAAAIVDAL
- a CDS encoding sodium:solute symporter family protein; the protein is MNLHLALLVVYSVALTAAGLWVSRFVRSSGDFFVAGRQLTAPLLFSTVLAANIGAGTTVGAAGLAYEQGVSAWWWNGAAAIGSLALAFWVGPRLWRLASEHGFYTAGDYLEFRYGAAVRGVIASFIWLGTLAILAAQLIAGAAVLNVVAGISRPAGALIGAAVMTVYFVAGGLLSSAWVNLIQLGVLLTGFLVSIPLLYSSLGGAAAFHAIPNVPDGYWNIMHSSGAGSGWAMVALLTPAFIISPGLLQKVYGAGSARVVRVGVGTQAVAQMLFACIPVFFGIAARAAHIEVDSPNMVLPAVLATELPVLLGALGLAAVFSAEVSTCDAILFMLATSLSKDLYKRFVNPAADDRRLLKVARLAALAGGAGGVVLATQLETIIGALSIFYSLLGVSLFVPVIGGLLTRRAGAPEALASIAAGVATLLAVHAWTGGKGFGIANPNLIGLAAAAAAYAAVMAVRRNQGNISRSTYGEHL
- a CDS encoding SDR family oxidoreductase, with translation MANIFDLSGKVAAVIGAGSGIGEAVARGCAAAGARVACLDVNEPAARGVAESAVREGGAAECAALDIRDAAAVARAFEDLRSRHGRLDVVICTPSINVRKKILDYTAEEFDRVLAINMKGNFNVLQAAGRIMTAERRGSIVLFSSIRSQVVEPGQAVYAATKAGILQMARTAAAEFGPFGVRVNAVGPGVIETPLTAPIKANKGWYDAYAAKSVFNRWGRADEMVGPTLFLASDAASFVTGTIIFADGGWLAADGRFTPPGM
- a CDS encoding DUF72 domain-containing protein translates to MQTSRQAWLKTAPARASAAPAGNTHWKGDFYPDSLPRQQWFEYYYRLPQKETMKRWRLQAPVGFVYAVRASRYLTHMRKLKDAAHLARGCDVYAYFNNDAGGHAPRNAVTLRHALEPERPHLRATG
- a CDS encoding MerR family transcriptional regulator encodes the protein MTQRRRAPGRAAPRPATGGLLTVGQAARVIGVSASTLRLWENVGLVAPLRTRGRFRLYSPDVLKVLKRIKYLRDVQRLNVHGIKRELGEAGARARRSNGRAGDGAGDAADIGPRLRLLRERRGLSIAAVAAQAGISTGFLSAFERAEANASVATLQRLAAVYGTTLMALFGGRARKSRLVRPGQRRLLHGVPGVRMEFLSTGARLLESMLFRVAPLAGSEGAYAHEGEEFIFMLSGTLEIWLDELQYHVLHEGDGFWFESTLAHRWFNPGNTEAVLVWINTPPTF
- a CDS encoding 6-phosphofructokinase, coding for MEHHKNVAILVGGGPAPGINSVIGTATIRAQVEGIDVVGIRDGFEWIMQGDIDHVMPLTIDAVSRIHFRGGSHIGISRANPTRNPQHLENTVISLLRLNVSQLITIGGDDTAFSALKLAEKSAGRIRVVHVPKTIDNDLGLPPYVDTFGFQTARHYGVEIVKNLMVDAKTTSRWYFVIAMGRKAGHLALGMGKASGATLTLIPEEFTKPIRLNTIVDTLAGAVIKRLSYGRRDGVAIIAEGVVLDVHPDDLRSLHEVERDEHGHLRIAEVNIGEILKAAVAERLKQLGLKAPIVAKNIGYELRCADPIPYDIEYTRDLGYCAAKYLLSGGSDAMISMQAGHFVPIPFSEMIDRDTGRARVRYVEINSERYAIARRYMIRLRRDDFDDAHELAKFAATAHMSLDEFRREFEYLIENEPPPLVFPDGGRK
- a CDS encoding D-aminoacylase, which produces MRTFVACSCVVLGLLASISARSVQRPETEAFDILIRRARVMDGMGNPWVRADVGVREGRIAAVGKLNGATAARVIDAADRVLAPGFIDVHSHAGESLTRETLRDAAPMIAQGVTTIFINPDGGGPLDLAAQRRQIEAGGIGVNVAQLIGHGSVRRAVLGTEAREPTASELVAMEALVGRGMGEGAFGLSSGLFYIPGRYAKTEEVIALARVAAAAGGVCTSHVRDEGDYGAGVVAAVDEVIRIADEGGLRGIVTHMKALGPDNWGKGAALLEHIDAARARGVEVFADQYPYEASSTNLQAALLPDGDNTDPAAREAVATENLRRRGGADSIVIAFCRSDRTLEGKSLAQIAQARGVTAVAAALGIIAQGGASIVSFNMSEKDIEAIMRAPYTMASSDGALVEMGSGVPHPRGNGSFARRLARYVRERKVVPLEFAIRAMTSLPASVFRMKDRGVIREGAVADLVLFDPDRIQDMATYQNPHQLATGVSDVVVNGTLAMEGGKLTGARKGRVLRLSVGN